A genomic window from Chloroflexia bacterium SDU3-3 includes:
- a CDS encoding NAD(P)/FAD-dependent oxidoreductase, producing MKQESFDVLIVGAGPAGVAAALAAARSGARVGVVDASPTPGGQIWRGGAAHSHDPQSRRWLPRLDAAPGVRVLCQTKVVAPLDPYALLAETPAGAVELRYAAAVLATGARERFLPFPGWTLPGVLGAGGLQALVKGGLSVAGKRVVVAGSGPLLLAVASFLRERGAQVPVVAEQAPLRKLLPFGALLAGLAPAKLAQAAAYAPAGAALRPGCWPLAAAGQVWVEQVTLAQGEKTWDVPCDYLACGFGLVPNLELASALGCALADGVAQVDVWQRTSIAHIYAAGEITGVGGVDQALAEGQIAGYAATGNRAAAQAHFAQRAQAHRFRQALEFTYALRPELAALAQPDTVVCRCEDVAYRDLARHTSWRSAKLHTRCGMGPCQGRVCGAATGYLFGWGQDSVRPPIATAQVATFASLSTLESHTQELHP from the coding sequence ATGAAGCAGGAATCCTTTGATGTGCTGATCGTGGGCGCTGGCCCCGCCGGGGTGGCCGCCGCGCTGGCCGCCGCCCGCTCGGGGGCGCGGGTGGGCGTGGTGGATGCCAGCCCGACCCCCGGCGGCCAGATCTGGCGCGGTGGCGCGGCCCACAGCCACGACCCCCAGTCCCGCCGCTGGCTGCCCCGGCTGGATGCCGCCCCCGGCGTGCGCGTGCTCTGCCAGACCAAGGTGGTGGCCCCGCTCGACCCCTACGCGCTGCTGGCCGAGACCCCGGCGGGCGCGGTGGAGCTGCGCTACGCCGCCGCCGTGCTGGCCACCGGCGCGCGCGAGCGCTTCCTGCCCTTCCCCGGCTGGACGCTGCCGGGCGTGCTGGGCGCGGGCGGCCTGCAGGCCCTGGTGAAGGGCGGCCTTTCGGTGGCGGGCAAGCGCGTGGTGGTGGCGGGCAGCGGCCCGCTGCTGCTGGCCGTGGCCAGCTTCCTGCGCGAGCGCGGGGCGCAGGTGCCCGTGGTGGCCGAGCAGGCCCCGCTGCGCAAGCTGCTGCCTTTCGGCGCGCTGCTGGCCGGGCTGGCCCCCGCCAAGCTGGCCCAGGCCGCCGCCTACGCCCCGGCTGGCGCGGCCTTGCGCCCCGGCTGCTGGCCGCTGGCCGCCGCCGGCCAGGTCTGGGTCGAGCAGGTGACGCTGGCCCAGGGCGAGAAGACCTGGGATGTGCCCTGCGACTACCTGGCCTGCGGCTTCGGGCTGGTGCCCAACCTAGAGCTGGCCAGCGCGCTGGGCTGCGCGCTGGCGGATGGCGTGGCCCAGGTGGATGTGTGGCAGCGCACCAGCATCGCGCATATCTACGCGGCGGGCGAGATCACCGGCGTGGGTGGCGTCGACCAGGCCCTGGCCGAGGGCCAGATCGCGGGCTACGCCGCCACCGGCAACCGCGCCGCCGCCCAGGCCCACTTCGCCCAGCGCGCGCAGGCCCACCGCTTCCGCCAGGCCCTGGAGTTCACCTACGCCCTGCGCCCCGAGCTGGCCGCGCTGGCCCAGCCCGACACGGTGGTGTGCCGCTGCGAGGATGTGGCCTACCGCGATCTGGCCCGCCACACCAGCTGGCGCAGCGCCAAGCTGCACACCCGCTGCGGCATGGGGCCGTGCCAGGGCCGCGTGTGCGGCGCGGCCACCGGCTACCTGTTCGGCTGGGGGCAAGATTCGGTTCGCCCGCCGATCGCCACCGCCCAGGTGGCCACCTTCGCATCGCTTTCCACCCTCGAATCGCATACCCAGGAGCTACACCCATGA
- a CDS encoding dihydrodipicolinate synthase family protein — translation MTINWHGVIPAITTPFNADLSIDHGFFAEHCRWQIDSGCVGLVPLGSLGEGATLSFDEKLVLLATAAKAVGDRAPIIPGIAALSTAEAVRLAQAAQAAGCAGLMVLPPYVYASDWREMKAHVAAVIRATELPVMLYNNPVAYKTDFTPEQIAELAAELPNMVAVKESSTDVRRVTAIRALLGDRLNILVGVDDAIVEGVQAGAIGWIAGLVNAFPVESVAVHRLAIQAKAGGDRAQLDALYRWFLPMLRMDTVLKFVQLIKLAQELAGVGSARVRPPRLEVVGAELEEARAVILHALETRPAL, via the coding sequence ATGACCATCAACTGGCACGGCGTTATCCCCGCCATCACCACCCCGTTCAACGCCGACCTCAGCATCGACCACGGCTTCTTCGCCGAGCACTGCCGCTGGCAGATCGACTCGGGCTGCGTGGGCCTGGTGCCGCTCGGATCGCTGGGCGAGGGTGCGACCCTCAGCTTCGACGAGAAGCTGGTGCTGCTGGCCACTGCCGCCAAGGCCGTGGGCGACCGCGCCCCGATCATCCCCGGCATCGCCGCGCTCTCCACCGCCGAGGCCGTGCGGCTGGCCCAGGCCGCCCAGGCCGCTGGCTGCGCGGGCCTGATGGTGCTGCCGCCCTACGTCTACGCCTCCGACTGGCGCGAGATGAAGGCCCACGTCGCCGCCGTCATCCGCGCCACCGAGCTGCCGGTGATGCTCTACAACAACCCGGTGGCCTACAAGACCGATTTTACCCCCGAGCAGATCGCCGAGCTGGCCGCCGAGCTGCCCAACATGGTTGCGGTGAAGGAGTCGAGCACCGATGTGCGCCGCGTGACCGCCATCCGCGCGCTGCTGGGCGACCGCCTGAACATTTTGGTGGGCGTGGATGACGCCATCGTCGAGGGCGTGCAGGCCGGAGCCATCGGCTGGATCGCCGGGCTGGTGAACGCCTTCCCGGTCGAGTCGGTGGCCGTGCACCGGCTGGCCATCCAGGCCAAGGCTGGCGGCGACCGCGCCCAGCTGGATGCGCTCTACCGCTGGTTCCTGCCTATGCTGCGCATGGACACCGTGCTCAAGTTCGTGCAGCTGATCAAGCTGGCCCAGGAGCTGGCGGGCGTGGGCAGCGCCCGCGTGCGCCCGCCCCGCCTAGAGGTGGTCGGGGCCGAGCTGGAGGAGGCCCGCGCTGTCATTCTGCACGCGCTGGAGACGCGGCCCGCGCTGTAG